One window of the Xiphophorus couchianus chromosome 12, X_couchianus-1.0, whole genome shotgun sequence genome contains the following:
- the rilpl2 gene encoding RILP-like protein 2 isoform X1, with translation MEFGEESSPALAFEKDAFELTVEDVYDISYVIGRDLLKISSTGEEVSDLQFRIVRVLEMFETLVNKYNLSVEELKMERDNLKAELDRIIREGSSSSGQSGQQTVGANQLVVDLNDPNRPRFTMQELKEVLQERNQLKAQLMVAQEELQLYKSGILPQSEPAMVDVDLGTPAATEDSSSTINEKTTIGKLFSFRRK, from the exons ATGGAGTTTGGTGAAGAATCGTCGCCTGCTCTGGCCTTCGAGAAGGACGCTTTTGAGCTCACTGTCGAAGATGTGTATGACATCTCCTACGTGATCGGCCgagatttgttaaaaataagcAGCACCGGTGAAGAAGTGTCGGACTTACAGTTCAGGATAGTCCGAGtcctggaaatgtttgaaactcTGGTGAACAAGTACAATCTGTCAGTGGAGGAGCTGAAAATGGAGCGGGACAACCTGAAGGCAGAGCTGGACAGGATCATCAGGGAGGGCTCTTCCTCCTCCGGACAGAGCGGG CAGCAAACTGTGGGAGCTAATCAACTGGTGGTGGACCTGAATGACCCCAACAGACCGCGCTTCACCATGCAGGAGCTGAAGGAGGTTCTGCAGGAGAGGAACCAGCTGAAGGCTCAGCTCATGGTGGCCCAAGAGGAGCTTCAGCTGTACAAGAG TGGGATTCTACCTCAATCTGAACCCGCCATGGTTGACGTGGATCTGGGCACGCCAGCAGCCACAGAGGATAGTTCATCCACAATAAATGAGAAGACAACTATAGGAAAACT gttttcattCAGGAGAAAATGA
- the kmt5ab gene encoding lysine methyltransferase 5Ab isoform X2 produces the protein MLILEGNDSDATDPGLSKLKQDTTDKAKSKSCSSKEQKPDGPCQSETKKQISGKLMQKEPSAESDGSHAVPSATPQSKAHRRKLGAKKMENKALQNRKVTDYFPIRRSNRKTKMEIKSEEHRRIDDLLKNRIEEGLEVKHIEGKGRGVFAVKSFKKGDFVVEYHGDLLDLAEAKKKEAQYSEDPKTGCYMYYFRYQAKTYCIDATQETDRLGRLLNHSKSGNCQTRLHPIDGTPHLIFVASRDIKAEEELLYDYGDRSKESISAHPWLKY, from the exons ATGCTCATCCTGGAGGGTAATGATTCTGACGCCACTGATCCTGGTCTGTCAAAGCTGAAGCAAG ACACAACCGATAAAGCAAAATCTAAGAGCTGTAGCTCCAAAGAGCAGAAACCGGACGGGCCGTGTCAAAGTGAGACAAAAAAGCAAATCTCTGGCAAACTAATGCAAAAAGAGCCCAGCGCAGAATCAGATGGTAGCCACGCAGTTCCATCAGCCACGCCTCAGAGTAAAGCCCACCGCCGCAAGCTTGGAGCAAAAAA GATGGAGAACAAAGCtcttcaaaacagaaaagtcaCAGATTATTTTCCCATCAGGAGAAGTAACAGGAAAACTAAAATGGAGATTAAG AGTGAAGAACACAGACGCATTGATGACCTGTTAAAGAACAGGATTGAAGAAGGACTGGAG GTCAAACACATAGAAGGAAAAGGAAGAGGAGTCTTTGCCGTGAAGAGTTTCAAAAAGGGAGATTTTGTTGTTGAGTACCATGGCGACCTGCTGGATCTGGCTGAGGCCAAAAAGAAAGAGGCCCAGTATTCCGAGGACCCTAAAACAGGCTGTTACATGTATTACTTCCGGTATCAAGCTAAAACCTACTG CATAGATGCTACCCAAGAAACTGACCGTCTTGGACGGCTGTTGAACCACAGTAAAAGTGGGAACTGCCAGACGAGGCTCCACCCCATCGATGGGACACCTCATCTGATCTTTGTGGCCTCCAGGGACATCAaggcagaggaggagctgctctACGACTACGGGGATCGGAGCAAAGAGTCCATCTCTGCACACCCCTGGCTTAAATACTGA
- the mtrfr gene encoding mitochondrial translation release factor in rescue isoform X1 — MSSLLPFTSSLLGASRRLMWKNTPGLSPLLRLTPPAPSWVAAFGKKDLPDLPVLLEEELEEQFVRGSGPGGQATNKTSNCVVLKHIPTGIVVKCHQTRSVDINRKRARDIMREKLDVAYKGELSELVVKKKESVLRKQEKRKRVNENLERKRLFNEALAVDNKPGDDNA, encoded by the exons ATGTCATCCCTTCTCCCGTTCACCAGCAGCTTACTGGGAGCATCCAGGCGGCTCATGTGGAAAAATACTCCTGGTCTCTCTCCGCTGCTCAGACTGACCCCGCCTGCACCCTCATGGGTTGCGGCTTTTGGTAAGAAGGACCTGCCGGATCTCCCAGTCCTGTTggaggaagagctggaagaGCAGTTTGTGAGGGGATCCGGGCCAGGAGGACAAGCTACTAACAAAACCAGCAACTGTGTAGTGCTCAAACACATCCCCACCGGGATTGTAGTGAAG TGTCATCAGACCAGATCTGTGGATATAAACCGAAAGCGTGCCCGGGATATAATGAGGGAGAAACTTGATGTGGCGTATAAGGGTGAACTCAGTGAGTTGGTGGTGAAGAAGAAAGAATCTGTGTtgaggaaacaagaaaaacgGAAGAGAGTGAATGAGAATTTGGAGAGGAAAAGACTTTTTAATGAAGCCTTGGCTGTAGACAATAAACCTGGAGATGACAACGCGTAA
- the rilpl2 gene encoding RILP-like protein 2 isoform X2 — translation MEFGEESSPALAFEKDAFELTVEDVYDISYVIGRDLLKISSTGEEVSDLQFRIVRVLEMFETLVNKYNLSVEELKMERDNLKAELDRIIREGSSSSGQSGQTVGANQLVVDLNDPNRPRFTMQELKEVLQERNQLKAQLMVAQEELQLYKSGILPQSEPAMVDVDLGTPAATEDSSSTINEKTTIGKLFSFRRK, via the exons ATGGAGTTTGGTGAAGAATCGTCGCCTGCTCTGGCCTTCGAGAAGGACGCTTTTGAGCTCACTGTCGAAGATGTGTATGACATCTCCTACGTGATCGGCCgagatttgttaaaaataagcAGCACCGGTGAAGAAGTGTCGGACTTACAGTTCAGGATAGTCCGAGtcctggaaatgtttgaaactcTGGTGAACAAGTACAATCTGTCAGTGGAGGAGCTGAAAATGGAGCGGGACAACCTGAAGGCAGAGCTGGACAGGATCATCAGGGAGGGCTCTTCCTCCTCCGGACAGAGCGGG CAAACTGTGGGAGCTAATCAACTGGTGGTGGACCTGAATGACCCCAACAGACCGCGCTTCACCATGCAGGAGCTGAAGGAGGTTCTGCAGGAGAGGAACCAGCTGAAGGCTCAGCTCATGGTGGCCCAAGAGGAGCTTCAGCTGTACAAGAG TGGGATTCTACCTCAATCTGAACCCGCCATGGTTGACGTGGATCTGGGCACGCCAGCAGCCACAGAGGATAGTTCATCCACAATAAATGAGAAGACAACTATAGGAAAACT gttttcattCAGGAGAAAATGA
- the kmt5ab gene encoding lysine methyltransferase 5Ab isoform X1, whose translation MAKGKKKGLKTDKKTRETAEQTTTSQAETKENKPQINKECVGKAQSVLQSLRSPGKPRSPLSDSSSMLILEGNDSDATDPGLSKLKQDTTDKAKSKSCSSKEQKPDGPCQSETKKQISGKLMQKEPSAESDGSHAVPSATPQSKAHRRKLGAKKMENKALQNRKVTDYFPIRRSNRKTKMEIKSEEHRRIDDLLKNRIEEGLEVKHIEGKGRGVFAVKSFKKGDFVVEYHGDLLDLAEAKKKEAQYSEDPKTGCYMYYFRYQAKTYCIDATQETDRLGRLLNHSKSGNCQTRLHPIDGTPHLIFVASRDIKAEEELLYDYGDRSKESISAHPWLKY comes from the exons ATGGCAAAAG ggaagaaaaaaggaCTAAAAACGGACAAAAAAACACGTGAGACTGCTGAACAAACAACTACCTCACAAGCGGAGACAAAGGAAAACAAGCCACAAATTAACAAG GAATGTGTTGGTAAAGCGCagtcagttctccagagtctgcGCAGTCCAGGAAAACCCAGGTCCCCGCTGAGCGACAGCTCCAGCATGCTCATCCTGGAGGGTAATGATTCTGACGCCACTGATCCTGGTCTGTCAAAGCTGAAGCAAG ACACAACCGATAAAGCAAAATCTAAGAGCTGTAGCTCCAAAGAGCAGAAACCGGACGGGCCGTGTCAAAGTGAGACAAAAAAGCAAATCTCTGGCAAACTAATGCAAAAAGAGCCCAGCGCAGAATCAGATGGTAGCCACGCAGTTCCATCAGCCACGCCTCAGAGTAAAGCCCACCGCCGCAAGCTTGGAGCAAAAAA GATGGAGAACAAAGCtcttcaaaacagaaaagtcaCAGATTATTTTCCCATCAGGAGAAGTAACAGGAAAACTAAAATGGAGATTAAG AGTGAAGAACACAGACGCATTGATGACCTGTTAAAGAACAGGATTGAAGAAGGACTGGAG GTCAAACACATAGAAGGAAAAGGAAGAGGAGTCTTTGCCGTGAAGAGTTTCAAAAAGGGAGATTTTGTTGTTGAGTACCATGGCGACCTGCTGGATCTGGCTGAGGCCAAAAAGAAAGAGGCCCAGTATTCCGAGGACCCTAAAACAGGCTGTTACATGTATTACTTCCGGTATCAAGCTAAAACCTACTG CATAGATGCTACCCAAGAAACTGACCGTCTTGGACGGCTGTTGAACCACAGTAAAAGTGGGAACTGCCAGACGAGGCTCCACCCCATCGATGGGACACCTCATCTGATCTTTGTGGCCTCCAGGGACATCAaggcagaggaggagctgctctACGACTACGGGGATCGGAGCAAAGAGTCCATCTCTGCACACCCCTGGCTTAAATACTGA
- the mtrfr gene encoding mitochondrial translation release factor in rescue isoform X2: MWKNTPGLSPLLRLTPPAPSWVAAFGKKDLPDLPVLLEEELEEQFVRGSGPGGQATNKTSNCVVLKHIPTGIVVKCHQTRSVDINRKRARDIMREKLDVAYKGELSELVVKKKESVLRKQEKRKRVNENLERKRLFNEALAVDNKPGDDNA; this comes from the exons ATGTGGAAAAATACTCCTGGTCTCTCTCCGCTGCTCAGACTGACCCCGCCTGCACCCTCATGGGTTGCGGCTTTTGGTAAGAAGGACCTGCCGGATCTCCCAGTCCTGTTggaggaagagctggaagaGCAGTTTGTGAGGGGATCCGGGCCAGGAGGACAAGCTACTAACAAAACCAGCAACTGTGTAGTGCTCAAACACATCCCCACCGGGATTGTAGTGAAG TGTCATCAGACCAGATCTGTGGATATAAACCGAAAGCGTGCCCGGGATATAATGAGGGAGAAACTTGATGTGGCGTATAAGGGTGAACTCAGTGAGTTGGTGGTGAAGAAGAAAGAATCTGTGTtgaggaaacaagaaaaacgGAAGAGAGTGAATGAGAATTTGGAGAGGAAAAGACTTTTTAATGAAGCCTTGGCTGTAGACAATAAACCTGGAGATGACAACGCGTAA